One Micromonospora sp. FIMYZ51 genomic window carries:
- a CDS encoding DHA2 family efflux MFS transporter permease subunit: MKRSDDRLDPALLRLVGVVLLGGMMGILDGTMMAVAIDTLTATFDTSVSAIGWASTGYLLALTSTIPITTWAVDRFGAKRLWLAGLALFLLGSLASGLAWNMASLIAFRLAQGVGAGILDPLVLVLLARAAGPQRAGRVMGLMGAVLPLGPVLGPVLGGALLDTAGWRWMFLVNIPIGLLAFALALRVVPADNPDLTTRHRLDLVGLTLAGPGVAAIVLALSQVAAAGEFAAWQVLTPLAVGVVALLGYARHALGARKAPPLIDLRLFRSRGFAASVTVQGLVGVATFSTLFILPLHYQQQYGHAGAALTAGLLVAPMGLGSVLAMPVAGRLSDSVGARRLALPGALVAFLGAVALAQTGDGSAPRLAWWAFVIGAGLGFVGAPTMGSLYRTLPSHQVPQGSSVLYMLNQLGASIGVAVIALLIDVVGGTDPARGFRAGYLWIAGCAFVILAGSSLLPGSPDGTSGAGGGRRPASESPDGVPAAGDDPVVRR; this comes from the coding sequence GTGAAGCGCTCGGACGATCGGCTGGACCCGGCGCTGCTCAGGCTGGTCGGGGTCGTGCTGCTCGGCGGCATGATGGGCATCCTCGACGGCACGATGATGGCCGTCGCAATCGACACCCTCACCGCGACGTTCGACACTTCGGTCAGTGCGATCGGCTGGGCATCCACCGGCTACCTCCTCGCGCTGACCAGCACCATCCCGATCACCACCTGGGCGGTCGACCGCTTCGGTGCGAAGCGGTTGTGGCTGGCCGGGCTGGCGCTGTTCCTGCTGGGCTCGTTGGCCTCGGGTCTCGCCTGGAACATGGCGAGCTTGATCGCTTTCCGCCTGGCGCAGGGTGTGGGCGCAGGCATTCTCGATCCGCTGGTGCTGGTCCTCCTCGCCCGGGCGGCCGGCCCGCAGCGCGCCGGGCGGGTGATGGGTCTCATGGGCGCCGTACTGCCCCTGGGGCCAGTGCTGGGGCCGGTCCTCGGTGGCGCGCTGCTCGACACCGCCGGATGGCGCTGGATGTTCCTGGTGAACATCCCGATCGGCTTGCTGGCGTTCGCGCTAGCCCTCCGCGTGGTGCCGGCCGACAACCCGGACCTGACCACACGCCATCGCCTGGACCTCGTGGGACTCACCCTGGCCGGTCCCGGAGTGGCCGCGATCGTGCTGGCCCTCTCCCAGGTCGCCGCAGCCGGCGAGTTCGCGGCATGGCAGGTACTGACGCCACTCGCGGTTGGCGTCGTCGCGCTGCTCGGCTACGCCCGACACGCCCTGGGGGCGAGGAAGGCACCACCGCTTATCGATCTACGCCTCTTCCGCAGCCGCGGCTTCGCCGCCAGCGTCACCGTTCAGGGGCTCGTCGGTGTCGCCACCTTCTCCACGCTGTTCATCCTGCCGCTGCACTACCAACAGCAGTACGGTCACGCCGGTGCCGCCCTGACCGCCGGACTGCTCGTCGCGCCGATGGGGTTGGGTTCCGTGCTGGCCATGCCGGTGGCTGGCCGGCTCAGTGACAGCGTGGGCGCACGTCGCCTGGCGCTTCCGGGAGCGCTGGTCGCCTTCCTCGGAGCAGTGGCGCTGGCCCAGACCGGCGACGGGAGCGCGCCCCGGTTGGCCTGGTGGGCCTTTGTCATCGGCGCCGGCCTCGGGTTCGTCGGTGCCCCCACCATGGGCTCGCTCTACCGCACGCTGCCCAGCCACCAGGTGCCCCAGGGCAGCTCGGTGCTGTACATGCTGAACCAGTTGGGCGCGTCGATCGGCGTGGCCGTGATCGCACTGCTCATCGACGTCGTGGGCGGAACCGACCCGGCTCGCGGATTCCGCGCCGGATACTTGTGGATCGCCGGCTGCGCGTTCGTCATCCTCGCTGGCAGCAGCCTGCTGCCCGGCAGCCCCGACGGCACCAGCGGCGCCGGAGGTGGGCGGCGGCCGGCGTCGGAGTCACCGGACGGCGTGCCTGCCGCCGGCGACGATCCGGTTGTCCGCCGTTGA
- a CDS encoding cytochrome P450 codes for MTGQVALAAPSTYGHAVPYAEFARLRREAPVSWVEEPERLRHSSAGLVRERGPGYWAVTTHAAVNTVSREPGIFSSGERGAFLVDPRTRADLEFTRQLLINMDAPQHTRIRRVVSSVFTPRAVSRLRDSIAAHAATVVADVRARGTFDAVTDLAAELPLLVLADLLGVPREDRHLFYRWSNNLVGFDDPEYGGADVDAYRRTFFEAFQYALRIADDRRNHPRDDLASRLAVAGGLTDRQFCQFWLLLIVAGNETTRHLIGGSLRALVEHRAQRDRLIAEPGLLGTAVDELVRYVSPVMQFRRTATKDVELAGAHIRAGDKVVLYYVSANRDETVFDDPDRLDLARTPNPHLAFGIGSHFCLGAHLARLELTLLLEALGPHLATLQQTGPVVRLESAFVNGAKSMPCRI; via the coding sequence ATGACCGGTCAGGTGGCGCTGGCGGCCCCGTCGACGTACGGGCACGCGGTGCCGTACGCGGAGTTCGCCCGGCTGCGCCGCGAGGCGCCGGTCAGTTGGGTCGAGGAGCCCGAGCGGCTGCGGCACAGCTCGGCCGGACTGGTCCGTGAGCGGGGTCCCGGCTACTGGGCGGTGACCACGCACGCGGCGGTGAACACGGTGTCCCGGGAACCGGGAATCTTCTCGTCGGGGGAGCGCGGCGCGTTCCTGGTCGACCCTCGGACCCGGGCCGACCTGGAGTTCACCCGACAACTGCTGATCAACATGGACGCGCCGCAGCACACCCGGATCCGCCGGGTCGTGTCGTCGGTGTTCACCCCACGGGCGGTGTCCCGGCTGCGCGACAGCATCGCCGCGCACGCCGCCACGGTCGTCGCCGACGTACGGGCCAGGGGCACTTTCGACGCCGTCACCGACCTGGCCGCGGAGCTTCCGCTGCTGGTCCTCGCCGACCTGCTCGGCGTGCCGCGCGAGGACCGGCACCTGTTCTACCGGTGGAGCAACAACCTGGTCGGCTTCGACGATCCCGAGTACGGCGGTGCCGACGTCGACGCGTACCGCCGGACGTTCTTCGAGGCGTTCCAGTACGCGCTGCGGATCGCCGACGACCGGCGCAACCACCCACGCGACGACCTGGCGAGCCGGCTCGCGGTCGCCGGTGGCCTCACCGACCGGCAGTTCTGCCAGTTCTGGTTGCTGCTGATCGTGGCCGGTAACGAGACCACCCGCCACCTGATCGGCGGCAGCCTCCGGGCGCTTGTCGAACATCGCGCGCAACGCGACCGGTTGATCGCCGAGCCGGGCCTGCTCGGTACGGCCGTCGACGAACTGGTCCGCTACGTCTCGCCGGTGATGCAGTTCCGGCGTACCGCCACCAAAGATGTCGAGTTGGCCGGGGCGCACATCCGGGCCGGCGACAAGGTGGTGCTCTACTACGTCTCGGCGAACCGGGACGAGACGGTCTTCGATGACCCCGATCGGCTGGACCTGGCCCGTACGCCCAACCCGCATCTGGCCTTCGGCATCGGCTCGCACTTCTGCCTCGGCGCGCACCTGGCCCGGTTGGAGCTGACCCTGCTGCTGGAGGCGCTCGGGCCGCACCTGGCCACGTTGCAGCAGACCGGTCCGGTGGTGCGGCTGGAGTCCGCCTTCGTCAACGGTGCCAAGTCGATGCCCTGCCGGATCTGA
- a CDS encoding DsbA family protein — protein sequence MKRRPRIYFSFRSPYSWLTVHRLRTAAPQVCAELEWIPYFDPDHTTSAMLDDRDATFHYVQMSRAKHRYILMDTKRLAGTLGIPMAWPIDRDPWWDLPHLAWLLARRLGRADPFYDELTAARWGRGENICDPEVVRAAAARAGVDPELAAHAPDDPEIRAEGVAGLVTAYEDDIFGVPYLKLGPHRFWGYDRLDAFLRVWQESAGRVDPAREGKEIR from the coding sequence GTGAAGCGCCGCCCCCGGATCTACTTCTCGTTCCGCAGCCCGTACAGCTGGCTCACCGTGCACCGGCTTCGGACGGCCGCGCCGCAGGTCTGCGCCGAGCTCGAATGGATCCCGTACTTCGACCCGGACCACACCACCTCGGCCATGCTCGACGACCGGGACGCCACCTTCCACTACGTGCAGATGAGCCGGGCCAAGCACCGCTACATCCTGATGGACACCAAACGGCTCGCCGGCACCCTGGGCATCCCGATGGCCTGGCCGATCGACCGGGACCCCTGGTGGGACCTGCCGCACCTGGCCTGGCTGCTGGCCCGTCGGTTGGGGCGGGCCGACCCGTTCTATGACGAGTTGACCGCGGCCCGCTGGGGTCGGGGCGAGAACATCTGCGATCCGGAGGTGGTCCGGGCGGCAGCGGCCCGGGCCGGCGTCGATCCGGAACTCGCCGCGCACGCGCCGGACGATCCGGAGATCCGCGCGGAGGGGGTGGCCGGTCTGGTCACCGCGTACGAGGACGACATCTTCGGCGTGCCCTATCTGAAGCTGGGGCCGCACCGGTTCTGGGGATACGACCGGCTGGACGCGTTCCTGCGGGTGTGGCAGGAGAGCGCCGGCCGGGTCGACCCGGCACGAGAGGGCAAGGAGATCCGATGA
- a CDS encoding AMP-binding protein has translation MAQYLTSIVAARPDDEAIVGPGGTRTWRGLDARVNRWVHLLRGLGLGRGDPVAMVIGNRVETFEAILACLHAGLVIVPVNWHLTPAEAAAIVADAGCAAVLAEPATAALAAESVAALPEPARVRVRLVTGERDRSGLCAVEPLLAETRDTEPDDQLSGTIMMYTSGSTGQPRGVRNNLFVEGASPRRLARLLDYAASVLRVPGDGASVLQVGPWYHSSQLYFALMPLLRGCRLLLHERFDAAAVLATLAAERVAACHLVPTQLIRLLGLPPEVRDTFRADRLNVVWHGGGPCPPQVKRAMIEWWGPILLEYYGATEGGVASLIDSTEWLARPGSVGRAAPYTELLVVDDDGRPVPAGVTGRVFLRRAAGRGFEYHRAPEATARAHLGPGTFTYGELGHLDEDGYLYLVGRAKDRIVSGGVNIYPAEIEAVLLRHPWVLDAAVIGVPDPEFAERPLALVEPHPTAEAGDDLATVLEAHCRRHLAGFKVPRAYRVVSALPRDASGKLRKAELRRRWGSR, from the coding sequence ATGGCGCAGTACCTGACCTCCATCGTGGCCGCCCGGCCCGACGACGAGGCGATCGTGGGCCCCGGCGGTACGCGGACCTGGCGGGGCCTGGACGCGCGGGTGAACCGCTGGGTGCACCTGCTGCGCGGGCTCGGACTGGGCCGGGGCGACCCGGTGGCGATGGTCATCGGCAACCGGGTGGAGACGTTCGAGGCGATCCTGGCCTGCCTGCACGCCGGGCTGGTGATCGTACCGGTGAACTGGCACCTGACCCCGGCCGAGGCGGCGGCGATCGTCGCCGACGCCGGGTGCGCGGCGGTGCTCGCCGAGCCGGCCACGGCGGCGCTGGCGGCGGAGAGCGTGGCGGCCCTGCCCGAGCCTGCCAGGGTCCGGGTCCGGCTGGTCACCGGCGAGCGTGACCGGTCGGGGCTGTGCGCGGTGGAGCCGCTGCTGGCCGAGACCCGCGACACCGAGCCGGACGATCAGCTCTCCGGCACGATCATGATGTACACGTCGGGCAGCACCGGCCAGCCGCGCGGCGTACGCAACAACCTGTTCGTCGAGGGTGCCTCGCCGCGCCGGCTGGCCCGGCTGCTGGATTACGCGGCAAGCGTGCTGCGGGTGCCGGGCGACGGCGCGTCGGTGCTCCAGGTCGGACCCTGGTACCACTCGTCGCAGCTGTACTTCGCGCTGATGCCGCTGCTGCGCGGCTGCCGGCTGCTGCTGCACGAGCGCTTCGACGCGGCGGCGGTGCTCGCCACGCTCGCCGCCGAGCGGGTGGCCGCCTGCCATCTGGTGCCGACGCAGCTGATCCGGCTGCTCGGGCTGCCGCCGGAGGTCCGGGACACCTTCCGGGCCGACCGGCTCAACGTGGTGTGGCACGGCGGTGGGCCCTGCCCGCCGCAGGTCAAGCGGGCGATGATCGAGTGGTGGGGGCCGATCCTGCTGGAGTACTACGGTGCCACCGAGGGCGGGGTGGCCTCGCTCATCGACAGCACCGAGTGGCTCGCCCGGCCGGGCAGCGTGGGCCGGGCCGCGCCGTACACCGAACTGCTCGTGGTCGACGACGACGGCCGTCCGGTGCCGGCCGGGGTGACCGGCCGGGTGTTCCTGCGCCGGGCCGCCGGTCGCGGCTTCGAGTACCACCGGGCACCCGAGGCCACCGCCCGCGCGCACCTCGGTCCGGGCACCTTCACCTACGGCGAGCTGGGCCACCTCGACGAGGACGGCTATCTCTACCTGGTCGGGCGGGCGAAGGACCGGATCGTCTCCGGCGGGGTCAACATCTATCCGGCGGAGATCGAGGCGGTGCTGCTGCGGCACCCGTGGGTGCTGGACGCGGCGGTGATCGGGGTGCCCGACCCGGAGTTCGCCGAACGTCCACTGGCGCTGGTGGAGCCGCACCCGACCGCCGAGGCGGGCGACGACCTGGCGACCGTGCTGGAGGCGCACTGCCGGCGGCACCTCGCCGGGTTCAAGGTGCCGCGCGCGTACCGGGTGGTCTCCGCCCTGCCCCGGGACGCCAGCGGCAAGCTGCGCAAGGCCGAGCTGCGGCGGCGCTGGGGGAGCCGATGA
- a CDS encoding histidine kinase, with protein sequence MRDDTGVTAEPDVPRSTWWLDERLSRLGITGRFARDCLLATVLTVLTFLMLALLFRVVAPAEGLIFDPTWAWLVSAVAGVQTMVLCLRRVRPLLCLALVVGLQLVVTGSSLPDATIRGLAPFVAAYTVGSLLPLRPALLAAGAAVAVDTTGALVATGLAGSSGALVATGLAGTSGALVAGPAGSNLFLTAVGHFTATVLVYFGATFVGGYVATRRRNLELIRQHAEEAIVAQQARVQAAIGAERSRMARELHDVAAHHLSGMIVQASAVQRLIDRDPSAAQAGVAWIRTQGKETLDNLRLVVGVLRGRPGDDGGDGTVPVPVPGLAMLDELVRTADGLAGPVELIRDGEQRDVSPIADVALYRMVQESLSNARQHAPGAPVRVELRFLPREIRLEVVNGPAPRRFGPSAGGSGVGLVGMRERAQLIGARFTAGPTAAGGWSVSVRLPTRDDNRFATTAKEENGE encoded by the coding sequence ATGAGGGACGACACCGGCGTCACGGCCGAACCCGATGTGCCCCGGTCGACGTGGTGGCTCGACGAACGGCTCAGCCGACTCGGTATCACCGGGCGGTTCGCCCGCGACTGCCTGCTCGCGACGGTCCTCACCGTCCTCACGTTCCTCATGTTGGCACTGCTGTTCCGGGTCGTGGCCCCGGCCGAGGGGCTCATCTTCGACCCGACGTGGGCCTGGCTGGTCAGCGCCGTCGCCGGCGTACAGACGATGGTGCTCTGCCTGCGTCGGGTCCGCCCGCTGCTCTGCCTCGCGCTCGTCGTCGGCCTCCAGCTGGTCGTCACCGGCAGCTCTCTACCGGACGCGACGATCCGTGGCCTCGCGCCCTTCGTCGCGGCCTACACCGTCGGGTCGCTGCTGCCACTCCGGCCGGCGCTGCTGGCCGCCGGGGCGGCGGTGGCGGTGGACACGACAGGTGCGCTGGTCGCCACCGGCCTGGCCGGCTCCTCCGGCGCGCTGGTCGCCACCGGCCTGGCCGGCACCTCCGGCGCGCTGGTCGCCGGCCCGGCCGGCAGCAACCTGTTCTTGACGGCCGTCGGCCACTTCACCGCCACCGTCCTGGTCTACTTCGGCGCCACCTTCGTCGGCGGCTACGTCGCCACCCGACGACGGAACCTGGAGCTGATCCGGCAGCACGCCGAGGAGGCGATCGTGGCGCAGCAGGCCAGGGTGCAGGCGGCGATCGGGGCGGAGCGATCCCGGATGGCCCGGGAACTGCACGACGTGGCCGCCCACCACCTTTCCGGGATGATCGTGCAGGCCTCGGCGGTGCAACGGCTGATCGACCGTGATCCGTCGGCGGCACAGGCCGGGGTGGCCTGGATCCGGACACAGGGCAAGGAGACCCTCGACAACCTGCGGCTGGTGGTGGGTGTGCTACGTGGCCGGCCAGGGGACGACGGTGGCGACGGCACGGTGCCGGTGCCGGTGCCCGGGCTGGCCATGCTCGACGAGCTGGTACGAACCGCGGACGGGCTCGCCGGCCCGGTCGAACTGATCCGGGACGGGGAGCAGCGCGACGTTTCGCCGATCGCCGACGTCGCGCTCTACCGGATGGTGCAGGAGTCGCTCTCCAACGCCCGCCAGCACGCACCGGGCGCACCGGTGCGGGTGGAACTTCGCTTCCTGCCCCGCGAGATCCGGCTTGAGGTGGTCAACGGCCCGGCGCCGCGACGCTTCGGGCCGTCGGCCGGCGGCAGCGGGGTGGGGCTGGTGGGTATGCGGGAGCGGGCCCAGCTGATCGGCGCGCGGTTCACGGCCGGTCCGACGGCGGCGGGCGGATGGTCGGTCAGCGTACGACTGCCGACCCGGGACGACAATCGATTCGCGACGACGGCCAAGGAGGAGAACGGCGAATGA
- a CDS encoding TetR/AcrR family transcriptional regulator, with product MADVAGRTDGGGSTRRGRIDKRHAILDAAFVVFAEKGYAQACVKEIAAAAGVAKPTVYNHLSDKENLFRHAIEAASGAHLQQQLAALGRLADPEADVRTALSRVASELARSGCAERAWALRRLLYAEASRFPELLDTGAGPYADRLAEALADRLARLALAGRLRITDPTLAAEQFLALITGPLQRRSRYGTRAPSAAEQQEIADAAVDTFLAAFG from the coding sequence GTGGCGGATGTGGCAGGTCGTACGGACGGCGGCGGCTCGACCCGGCGCGGGCGGATCGACAAGCGACACGCCATCCTCGACGCAGCCTTCGTCGTCTTCGCCGAGAAGGGGTACGCGCAGGCATGCGTCAAGGAGATCGCTGCGGCGGCCGGAGTGGCCAAGCCCACGGTCTACAACCACCTCAGCGACAAGGAGAACCTCTTCCGGCACGCGATCGAGGCGGCCTCCGGTGCGCATCTTCAGCAGCAGCTGGCGGCGCTCGGCCGGCTGGCCGATCCCGAAGCGGATGTGCGTACCGCCCTGTCGCGTGTGGCCAGCGAACTCGCCCGGTCCGGCTGTGCCGAACGAGCCTGGGCCCTGCGGCGACTGCTGTACGCAGAGGCGTCGCGGTTCCCCGAACTCCTCGACACCGGAGCCGGGCCGTACGCCGATCGGCTCGCCGAGGCGCTGGCCGACCGCCTCGCCCGGCTGGCATTGGCCGGCCGGCTGCGGATCACCGACCCGACTCTGGCCGCCGAGCAGTTCCTGGCGTTGATCACCGGACCGTTGCAGCGCCGCTCGCGGTACGGCACCCGGGCCCCTTCGGCGGCGGAGCAGCAGGAGATCGCCGATGCCGCCGTGGACACCTTCCTGGCCGCGTTCGGCTGA
- a CDS encoding thioesterase family protein, whose product MTTTMPERTSLSMRPGYEGANIRTWIGFKHFMYLAEAAVLQWFRDRDLGPHRLLHEHGLGWEVIDSSVQLPAVLEVDDEVRAEVTRIGGRRFSVVLTTERDGGTVTVLRGKLTVALIPEAIGVATAPVPEAYRELRVASFAEAVTPAPQPEPGDFRWSWRVPYFYCHFTDRLQHSGYVRALEEVVDRFLADRGISVGRLLAERSWIPVVSRARVRQLAPVHMEETLHTTLTVGDVLRDTMFEARMDCHVLRDGQPVHTATATILHGYAISAGPQAGSLANLGEIADVLTGRSGS is encoded by the coding sequence ATGACCACGACCATGCCGGAGCGCACCAGCCTGTCGATGCGGCCCGGGTACGAGGGCGCGAACATCCGGACCTGGATCGGCTTCAAGCACTTCATGTACCTGGCCGAGGCGGCGGTGTTGCAGTGGTTCCGCGATCGGGACCTGGGACCGCACCGGCTGCTGCACGAGCACGGGCTCGGCTGGGAGGTGATCGACTCGTCCGTGCAGCTGCCCGCCGTGCTTGAGGTCGACGACGAGGTCCGGGCCGAGGTGACCCGGATCGGTGGGCGCAGGTTCTCGGTCGTGCTCACCACCGAACGCGACGGCGGCACCGTCACCGTGCTGCGCGGCAAGCTCACCGTGGCGCTGATCCCCGAGGCGATCGGGGTGGCCACGGCACCGGTGCCGGAGGCGTACCGGGAACTGCGGGTGGCCTCCTTCGCCGAGGCGGTCACCCCGGCACCGCAGCCCGAGCCGGGGGACTTCCGCTGGAGTTGGCGGGTGCCGTACTTCTACTGCCACTTCACCGACCGGTTACAGCACTCCGGCTACGTCCGGGCGCTTGAGGAGGTGGTGGACCGCTTCCTCGCCGACCGGGGCATCTCCGTCGGTCGGTTGCTGGCCGAGCGGTCCTGGATCCCGGTGGTGTCCCGGGCCCGGGTACGCCAGCTCGCGCCGGTGCACATGGAGGAGACGCTGCACACCACGCTCACCGTCGGCGACGTGCTGCGGGACACCATGTTCGAGGCCCGGATGGACTGCCACGTGCTGCGCGACGGGCAGCCGGTGCACACCGCCACCGCCACGATCCTGCACGGCTACGCGATCAGCGCCGGCCCGCAGGCGGGTTCGCTGGCCAACCTCGGCGAGATCGCCGACGTGCTGACCGGCCGGAGCGGGTCGTGA
- a CDS encoding class II aldolase/adducin family protein: MTEGNRTRRGPADERLHRKRQLAATLRIFARLGFDEGAGGHVTARDPEQPDHFWINPFGLHFGLVCASDLLLVDAAGAVVQTGRSRHRTINPAGYAIHSHIHSARPDVVAAAHTHSIHGRAWSTTGRLLDPITQDACAFYQDHALYDAYGGVADEEEGKRIAAALGARRAVILRNHGLLTVGASVGEAAWWFISMERCCQVQLLAEAVGPPVLIGHAEALGTYATIGTPGVGRINFRPMYDEIVHRQPDLLD; encoded by the coding sequence ATGACCGAGGGCAACCGAACCCGGCGCGGTCCCGCCGACGAGCGCCTGCACCGCAAGCGGCAACTCGCCGCCACGCTGCGCATCTTCGCGCGGCTCGGCTTCGACGAGGGCGCGGGCGGTCACGTCACCGCCCGCGACCCGGAGCAGCCCGACCATTTCTGGATCAACCCGTTCGGGCTGCACTTCGGGCTGGTCTGCGCCAGCGACCTGCTGCTCGTGGACGCGGCCGGTGCGGTGGTGCAGACGGGCCGGTCCCGGCACCGCACGATCAACCCGGCCGGGTACGCGATCCACTCGCACATCCACTCGGCCCGCCCGGACGTGGTGGCCGCCGCGCACACCCACTCGATCCACGGCCGGGCCTGGTCGACCACCGGCCGGCTGCTCGACCCGATCACCCAGGACGCCTGCGCGTTCTACCAGGACCACGCGCTCTACGACGCGTACGGTGGGGTGGCCGACGAGGAGGAGGGCAAGCGGATCGCCGCGGCGCTCGGCGCCCGGCGCGCGGTCATCCTGCGCAACCACGGGCTGCTCACCGTGGGCGCCTCGGTCGGCGAGGCGGCGTGGTGGTTCATCAGCATGGAACGCTGCTGCCAGGTGCAGCTGCTGGCCGAGGCGGTCGGCCCGCCGGTGCTCATCGGCCACGCCGAGGCGCTTGGCACGTACGCCACGATCGGCACGCCGGGCGTCGGCCGGATCAACTTCCGACCGATGTACGACGAGATCGTGCACCGGCAACCCGACCTGCTGGACTGA
- a CDS encoding uridylate kinase, which translates to MGERSELLAELSRLVLSVIRPHPVRVAIDGCSAAGKTTLADELAEVLRARTERTVIRVGIDYFKRAVALRTAYPMDSPESYYLDSWDNAAIRDRLLLPLGPGGNRRYRTALLDPAGVTPADDVPRAAPDDAVLLADGVFLQRPELDGYWDLRIYVDVGLDTVLRRGVARDQTWMGSAAEAEHRYHTKYLPGERRYLDEVRPRERAQLVVDNEDPARPVLTVRI; encoded by the coding sequence ATGGGTGAGCGATCGGAGCTGCTGGCGGAGTTGTCGCGGCTGGTGTTGTCGGTGATCCGGCCGCACCCGGTCCGGGTGGCCATCGACGGCTGCTCGGCGGCGGGCAAGACGACGCTGGCCGACGAGTTGGCGGAGGTGCTGCGGGCCCGCACCGAGCGAACCGTGATCCGGGTCGGGATCGACTACTTCAAGCGTGCCGTCGCGCTGCGCACCGCGTACCCGATGGATTCGCCGGAAAGCTACTACCTCGACTCCTGGGACAACGCGGCGATCCGCGACCGCCTGCTGTTGCCCCTCGGCCCCGGCGGGAACCGCCGCTACCGCACCGCGTTGCTGGATCCGGCCGGGGTGACGCCCGCCGACGACGTGCCGCGGGCGGCCCCCGACGACGCCGTCCTGCTCGCCGACGGGGTCTTCCTGCAACGACCTGAGCTGGACGGGTACTGGGATCTGCGGATTTACGTCGACGTCGGCCTGGATACCGTGCTGCGTCGGGGCGTCGCCCGCGACCAGACCTGGATGGGCTCGGCGGCCGAGGCGGAGCACCGATACCACACCAAGTACCTGCCGGGGGAGCGCCGATATCTCGACGAGGTGCGCCCACGCGAGCGCGCCCAACTGGTCGTGGACAACGAGGATCCGGCGAGACCGGTGCTGACCGTACGGATCTGA
- a CDS encoding response regulator transcription factor, with the protein MIRVMLVDDQAVVRAGFRVILEQAGDIEVVAEASSGTAAVDLARRLRPEVICMDVRMPGGDGLTATRRIVADAAEPPPAVLVVTTFDLDEYVFGALESGASGFILKDCEPEDLIDAVRRLASGQGLVDQAVTRRVISEFARRRPAPRAADAAAAHQLTAREIEIIGLLARGLSNVEIGTELFIETSTVKSHLGRAMAKIGARDRLQTVVWAYQNGVAPS; encoded by the coding sequence ATGATCAGGGTGATGCTCGTCGACGATCAGGCGGTGGTCCGCGCCGGCTTCCGCGTCATCCTGGAGCAGGCGGGCGACATCGAGGTCGTCGCGGAGGCGTCCAGCGGCACCGCGGCGGTCGACCTGGCCCGCCGGCTGCGGCCGGAGGTGATCTGCATGGACGTCCGGATGCCCGGCGGCGACGGCCTGACCGCGACCCGCCGGATCGTCGCGGACGCGGCCGAGCCGCCACCGGCGGTTCTGGTGGTGACGACCTTCGACCTCGACGAGTACGTCTTCGGCGCGCTCGAATCCGGTGCCAGCGGCTTCATCCTCAAGGACTGCGAACCCGAGGATCTGATCGACGCGGTACGCCGGCTCGCCAGTGGTCAGGGCCTTGTCGACCAGGCCGTGACCCGACGGGTGATCTCGGAGTTCGCGCGGCGCAGGCCCGCTCCCCGGGCCGCCGACGCGGCGGCGGCGCACCAGTTGACCGCGCGGGAGATCGAGATCATCGGCCTGCTCGCCCGGGGACTCTCCAATGTCGAGATCGGCACCGAACTCTTCATCGAGACCAGCACGGTCAAGTCGCACCTGGGGCGCGCGATGGCGAAGATCGGCGCTCGCGACCGGTTGCAGACGGTGGTCTGGGCCTACCAGAACGGCGTGGCGCCCAGCTGA
- a CDS encoding DUF6518 family protein — MRSEPEHRRVALVAVVGGFLLGFLDFVWIKYLPYPVGNLGNSSAVWAVAAFAFGYWVRSGRWRAAAGAAVGLVVAVPSYYVAAALIQGDNWSMVWAPTSLLWMSFGVLAGTIFGIAGTWARDAGWRSVVGAALPGAVLFAEAGLEVRRIGQPSYGIDPLWDALLKTALGLLVVALAGRTNRQRGLALATAVPLALAGLAAFLLAGFR, encoded by the coding sequence ATGCGTTCTGAACCTGAGCACCGGCGGGTGGCTCTCGTCGCGGTAGTCGGCGGCTTCCTGCTCGGCTTCCTCGACTTCGTCTGGATCAAGTACCTGCCGTACCCGGTCGGCAACCTGGGCAACTCCAGCGCGGTCTGGGCGGTTGCGGCCTTTGCCTTCGGTTACTGGGTGCGGTCGGGTCGGTGGCGGGCAGCGGCCGGCGCGGCGGTCGGGCTCGTCGTGGCGGTGCCCAGTTACTACGTCGCGGCGGCACTCATCCAGGGTGACAACTGGTCCATGGTGTGGGCGCCCACATCGCTGCTCTGGATGTCCTTCGGCGTGCTGGCCGGCACGATCTTCGGCATCGCCGGCACCTGGGCCCGGGACGCGGGCTGGCGGTCGGTGGTGGGAGCCGCGCTACCCGGCGCGGTGCTGTTCGCCGAGGCGGGGCTGGAGGTCCGCCGGATCGGTCAGCCGAGCTACGGGATCGATCCACTCTGGGACGCCCTGCTCAAGACCGCGCTCGGCCTGCTGGTCGTGGCCCTGGCCGGCCGGACCAACCGGCAGCGAGGGCTCGCCCTGGCCACGGCCGTACCGCTGGCCCTGGCTGGCCTCGCCGCCTTCCTCCTGGCCGGCTTCCGCTGA